In the Candidatus Cloacimonas acidaminovorans str. Evry genome, one interval contains:
- a CDS encoding CinA family nicotinamide mononucleotide deamidase-related protein, producing the protein MNAAIITIGNEILMGKTINTNLAYLGSELAKQGIFVEYALTVKDEPNAIKQALQDTWGKYKIVITTGGLGPTEDDLTKSAISEFFGKKQHFDDNIWEHIQKMFAFRKIPLPETNRSQAMVPDDFIPLRNDLGTAPGLFYREGDFLFFALQGVPSEMKHIFETHIKDIITQNCPDAKPLSIKTLRTYGIAESRLAELFTLSNLPEGVSLAWLPQIGRVDLRFYGTDANKVEEAVKKALPVIKPFVWGYDEESPAEILLARLWKNIYTLSVAESCTGGLVQKLITDIPGSSNSFLGGVIAYSNALKKNLLNVSDTVLETEGAVSETCALQMAEGIKSLTKSTCSISITGIAGPDGGTAEKPVGTVCFGFIAAEKYWSKKQFFTGDREIIRIKAADFAILSLIQHLQGRNDN; encoded by the coding sequence ATGAATGCAGCTATTATTACTATCGGTAACGAAATTCTGATGGGTAAAACCATCAATACCAATCTGGCATATTTAGGTTCGGAACTTGCCAAACAAGGAATTTTTGTAGAATATGCCCTTACCGTAAAAGATGAACCAAACGCTATAAAACAAGCACTGCAAGATACCTGGGGAAAATATAAGATAGTAATAACTACCGGTGGTTTGGGTCCTACAGAAGATGATTTAACCAAATCCGCAATTTCTGAATTCTTTGGTAAAAAGCAACACTTTGACGATAATATTTGGGAACATATCCAAAAAATGTTTGCTTTCAGAAAAATACCATTACCTGAAACCAATCGCTCTCAGGCAATGGTTCCCGATGATTTTATTCCTTTAAGAAACGACCTGGGAACTGCTCCAGGATTGTTTTATCGGGAAGGGGACTTTTTGTTCTTTGCTTTACAGGGTGTTCCTTCGGAGATGAAACATATTTTTGAGACACATATCAAAGATATTATTACCCAAAATTGTCCTGATGCCAAGCCACTATCTATAAAAACATTAAGAACTTACGGCATAGCTGAATCCCGACTGGCTGAGTTATTTACTCTTTCTAACTTGCCGGAAGGTGTTTCTTTAGCTTGGCTTCCCCAAATTGGAAGAGTTGACTTACGCTTTTATGGAACCGATGCTAATAAAGTTGAAGAAGCGGTTAAAAAAGCACTGCCGGTTATTAAACCTTTTGTTTGGGGCTATGATGAAGAAAGTCCCGCAGAAATTTTATTAGCACGTTTGTGGAAAAATATCTACACTTTAAGCGTTGCGGAATCCTGTACCGGTGGCTTAGTGCAAAAGCTGATAACAGATATTCCTGGCTCATCTAACTCCTTTCTGGGTGGTGTGATAGCATATTCCAATGCCTTGAAAAAAAATCTGCTGAATGTATCCGATACAGTTTTAGAGACAGAAGGAGCGGTTAGTGAAACCTGTGCTTTGCAAATGGCTGAAGGAATAAAATCATTGACAAAATCTACCTGCTCAATTTCAATAACAGGGATTGCAGGTCCTGATGGTGGAACTGCAGAAAAACCTGTAGGAACGGTGTGTTTTGGCTTTATAGCCGCTGAGAAATATTGGTCTAAAAAACAATTCTTTACCGGGGATAGGGAAATTATCCGTATTAAAGCAGCTGATTTTGCTATCCTTTCTTTAATTCAGCACTTACAAGGCAGGAATGATAATTGA
- the purD gene encoding phosphoribosylamine--glycine ligase, whose protein sequence is MNILVIGSGGREHSIAECFAKSKQIKRVIVAPGNAGIALQYECANLQTQEEIYNFCVQNLIDLVFVGPEKPIADGLADYLNEKGVAVIAPVKFAAQLESSKIFAKNLMQEKGVPTAAFKIAKTIPQALEQIDYFGFPAVIKNDGLAGGKGVFVVKNPAEAQEALKKIHFSEKGVVVEEFLQGWEVSLFAITDGWEFKTTIFAQDHKQLYAGDKGPNTGGMGAYAPVYEAEKYRKQIEEEIINPVLMAMRELGHLYKGILYCGLMITKEGPKVMEFNCRLGDPEAQVVLPLLETDFVEICQAILQGEINLVELKFKNKTALGVVLASEGYPFAYNKGFPLSLPADLSGIYFSGVEKGENGLVTSGGRVLCAVGMGKDLNEAREEAYSKVQQITFKNRIFRQDIGLHKNTFYDNGDS, encoded by the coding sequence TTGAATATCTTAGTAATCGGCAGCGGAGGCAGAGAACATTCTATTGCAGAGTGTTTTGCTAAAAGCAAACAGATAAAAAGGGTTATTGTGGCTCCCGGAAATGCAGGAATTGCGCTTCAATATGAATGTGCAAATCTGCAAACACAAGAAGAGATATACAATTTTTGTGTTCAGAATCTAATTGATCTTGTCTTTGTCGGACCCGAAAAACCCATAGCAGATGGTTTAGCTGATTATTTAAATGAGAAGGGAGTTGCTGTTATAGCTCCTGTTAAATTTGCCGCCCAATTGGAAAGCAGCAAGATTTTTGCCAAAAATTTGATGCAGGAAAAAGGTGTTCCAACTGCTGCATTCAAAATAGCTAAAACCATTCCTCAAGCATTAGAACAAATTGACTACTTTGGCTTTCCAGCGGTTATTAAAAATGATGGCTTAGCTGGAGGAAAAGGAGTTTTCGTGGTTAAAAATCCGGCTGAGGCCCAAGAGGCACTAAAAAAAATTCATTTTAGCGAAAAAGGAGTTGTTGTAGAAGAATTTTTACAGGGTTGGGAGGTCTCTTTATTTGCCATTACAGATGGCTGGGAGTTTAAAACTACAATTTTTGCTCAGGACCATAAACAACTTTATGCCGGCGACAAAGGTCCCAACACAGGTGGAATGGGTGCTTATGCTCCAGTTTATGAAGCGGAAAAATACCGGAAACAGATTGAAGAGGAAATAATTAATCCCGTTCTTATGGCAATGCGCGAATTGGGTCATCTTTATAAGGGAATTCTCTACTGTGGACTGATGATTACTAAGGAAGGACCGAAAGTTATGGAATTCAATTGCCGGTTAGGAGACCCTGAAGCACAGGTTGTTTTACCTTTACTGGAGACGGATTTTGTAGAAATCTGCCAAGCCATTTTACAGGGTGAGATAAATTTGGTGGAACTAAAATTCAAAAATAAAACCGCATTAGGTGTTGTTTTGGCTTCCGAGGGTTATCCTTTTGCTTACAATAAAGGTTTTCCACTTTCTTTACCTGCAGACCTTTCCGGAATTTATTTCTCCGGAGTGGAAAAAGGTGAAAATGGACTTGTGACCTCTGGTGGACGTGTTTTATGTGCTGTTGGAATGGGAAAAGATTTAAATGAAGCCAGGGAAGAGGCATACAGCAAAGTTCAACAGATAACCTTTAAGAACAGAATTTTCCGCCAAGATATTGGATTACATAAAAATACCTTTTATGACAATGGAGATAGCTAA
- the proS gene encoding proline--tRNA ligase — MSKNNKTAITPTREENYAEWYQQVIKAADMAENSEVRGCMVIKPWGYAIWENIQRALDKMFRETGHRNAYFPIFIPKSFFEKEAEHIEGFAKECAIVTHSKLEADGKGGLQLAGELTEPYIVRPTSETIIGASFAKWVNSYRDLPLLINQWANIVRWEMRTRLFLRTTEFLWQEGHTVHETEKEAKEETLKMLNVYAIFARDYLALPVIQGEKTESEKFPGAVTTYCIEAMMQDRKALQSGTSHFLGQNFAKASEIKFQNRKGEIEYAWTTSWGVSTRLIGAIIMAHSDDNGLVLPPKIAPSHIAIIPIYRDAQEQKQVMAFAENVQNQLKDLYLDDVPLYTELDTRDMTSSERNWYWIKKGIPLRLEIGPRDIIHDAVMLARRDKEPQDKQSVKISDLTNYVLQTLVEMQQGYYQRALAFKDKWTMEIDDKEEFYRFFTPKNIEQPEIHGGFASSHWCGKSSCEEKIKEDLKVTIRCIPFNTKEETGNCICCGKPSTRRVIFAKAY, encoded by the coding sequence ATGAGTAAAAATAACAAAACGGCAATAACCCCTACCCGGGAAGAAAATTATGCCGAATGGTATCAACAGGTTATAAAAGCAGCTGATATGGCTGAAAATAGTGAAGTTCGCGGTTGTATGGTAATAAAACCCTGGGGCTATGCAATTTGGGAAAATATTCAGCGTGCACTGGATAAAATGTTTCGGGAAACGGGACATCGTAATGCCTATTTTCCTATATTCATTCCTAAAAGTTTTTTTGAAAAAGAAGCTGAACATATAGAGGGCTTTGCCAAAGAATGCGCTATTGTAACACACAGTAAATTAGAAGCAGATGGAAAAGGCGGTTTACAATTAGCCGGTGAACTTACCGAACCTTATATTGTGCGTCCTACCAGTGAGACAATTATCGGCGCATCTTTTGCTAAATGGGTAAATTCCTATCGGGATTTGCCTCTTCTGATCAATCAATGGGCTAATATTGTCCGTTGGGAAATGCGCACGCGTCTTTTTTTACGCACTACGGAATTTCTTTGGCAAGAAGGGCATACAGTGCATGAAACAGAAAAAGAGGCAAAAGAAGAGACCTTAAAAATGCTCAATGTGTATGCTATTTTTGCGCGTGACTATCTTGCCCTGCCTGTTATTCAAGGCGAAAAAACTGAAAGTGAAAAATTTCCCGGAGCTGTAACTACATATTGTATTGAAGCAATGATGCAGGATAGAAAAGCACTGCAATCTGGAACTTCTCATTTTTTGGGACAGAATTTTGCCAAGGCATCCGAAATCAAATTTCAAAACCGCAAAGGAGAAATAGAATATGCCTGGACTACTTCCTGGGGTGTTTCTACGCGTTTAATAGGAGCTATAATTATGGCACACAGCGATGATAACGGACTTGTTTTGCCTCCGAAAATTGCTCCTTCCCACATTGCTATTATCCCTATTTATAGAGATGCACAAGAACAAAAACAGGTGATGGCTTTTGCGGAAAATGTTCAAAACCAGCTAAAGGATTTATATTTAGATGATGTTCCCCTTTATACTGAATTGGATACAAGAGATATGACCAGCAGTGAAAGAAATTGGTATTGGATAAAAAAAGGCATTCCTTTGCGCCTGGAAATAGGTCCTCGGGATATTATTCACGATGCTGTTATGCTTGCCAGACGCGATAAAGAACCACAAGATAAACAGTCAGTAAAGATTTCCGACCTCACAAATTATGTTCTTCAAACTCTGGTAGAAATGCAACAGGGCTATTATCAACGAGCTTTGGCTTTTAAAGATAAATGGACGATGGAAATTGACGATAAAGAGGAATTCTATAGGTTCTTTACTCCTAAAAACATTGAACAACCGGAAATTCATGGTGGTTTTGCCAGTTCTCACTGGTGTGGAAAATCATCCTGCGAAGAAAAAATTAAAGAAGACCTGAAAGTGACTATTCGCTGTATCCCTTTTAACACTAAAGAAGAAACGGGAAATTGTATCTGCTGTGGTAAACCTTCTACACGCAGAGTAATTTTTGCCAAGGCATACTAA
- a CDS encoding bifunctional serine/threonine-protein kinase/formylglycine-generating enzyme family protein: MQETTLNSYQIIKTVHSSLRFSLYQAKQMETGQIVLLKTPDTQRLDDEQLKQDLMNEAHTHLKLSHPQIRKVYEIREEKVTAYLIGEYIEGMSLSAYLKINSDSPPIELTLSWLKELLEALSYAHKQDCIHLNLNPYNLIVDNTNSVHIIGFGKNHDAYKTANEKNGTYHPLLYLAPELFQAGIALPQSDLYSFAVIAYQILCGVVPWRIDLQLSPEKQKQQSLCRAVIMPEILHKQVPDWLFTALLQCLKLDPHQRFANAEELITVFNEQENWLPKEDEKVESVQKVEKIESIEEVEKIEKVEKVEETEKKELPNSQAASSKTEFATPKYPAPESFITEIKETKKLKKTFKILIWLSLIIILFIIIKYIAFGNRPKFTSVADSTQVEISEEPLNENLPIAMVLVPADTLVMGNISPEAEDDEFPLLTIGIPAFYISKKEISQAEWMMVFSNNPAHSKDPELPVENVNFYDIIDFCNQKSILDGFEPCYDYYDDEVVCNFSANGYRLPTEAEWEFAAKGGKRNDFFVYSGSDKADEVGWYNENSDAQSHPSGQKKPNQLGIYDLSGNIFEWVWNWYVPYSSRNYDPYKGPDKGIDKVIRGGSWYHNASEMRVTNRNFAKPYTKNAYLGFRVVRTYSPR, translated from the coding sequence ATGCAGGAGACAACTCTAAACAGCTATCAGATAATTAAAACCGTTCACAGCTCCTTGAGGTTTTCTCTCTATCAAGCAAAACAAATGGAAACCGGACAAATAGTTTTGCTTAAAACCCCTGATACGCAACGACTTGACGATGAGCAACTGAAACAGGATTTGATGAATGAAGCCCATACCCACCTTAAACTTAGCCATCCCCAAATTAGAAAGGTCTACGAAATCAGAGAAGAAAAGGTAACTGCTTATTTGATTGGAGAATACATTGAAGGAATGTCTCTTTCTGCCTATCTGAAAATAAATTCCGATTCCCCACCCATTGAACTTACCCTTTCCTGGCTAAAGGAGCTTTTAGAGGCACTTTCCTATGCCCATAAACAGGACTGTATCCATTTGAATTTAAATCCTTATAATCTCATTGTTGATAATACTAATTCTGTGCACATAATCGGTTTCGGGAAAAACCATGATGCCTATAAAACTGCTAATGAAAAAAATGGTACCTATCATCCTCTTTTATACCTTGCTCCGGAACTTTTTCAAGCAGGAATTGCTCTTCCTCAATCCGATCTATATTCTTTTGCTGTAATTGCTTATCAAATTCTTTGTGGAGTTGTTCCCTGGAGAATTGACCTGCAACTGAGCCCGGAAAAACAAAAACAGCAGTCACTTTGCCGGGCTGTTATTATGCCGGAAATTTTGCATAAACAGGTTCCGGACTGGCTTTTTACCGCTTTACTGCAATGTTTGAAACTTGATCCTCATCAACGCTTTGCCAATGCGGAAGAACTTATAACGGTATTTAACGAACAGGAAAATTGGCTGCCGAAAGAAGATGAAAAGGTGGAAAGCGTTCAGAAAGTTGAGAAAATTGAGAGTATTGAAGAGGTTGAGAAAATTGAAAAAGTTGAGAAGGTTGAGGAAACAGAAAAAAAGGAATTGCCAAATTCCCAAGCGGCAAGCTCTAAAACAGAATTTGCCACTCCCAAATATCCTGCTCCCGAATCTTTCATTACCGAAATAAAAGAAACAAAAAAGCTGAAAAAGACCTTCAAAATCCTTATCTGGCTGTCTCTTATCATAATTCTGTTTATTATTATTAAGTACATTGCTTTTGGCAACAGACCCAAATTTACTTCCGTGGCAGATAGCACTCAAGTGGAAATTTCGGAAGAACCACTAAACGAAAATCTGCCTATAGCGATGGTTTTGGTTCCTGCAGATACTTTAGTGATGGGAAATATTTCTCCCGAAGCGGAAGATGATGAATTTCCTCTTTTAACAATAGGCATTCCTGCCTTTTACATTAGTAAAAAGGAAATCAGCCAGGCAGAATGGATGATGGTTTTTTCTAATAATCCGGCTCACAGTAAAGATCCCGAACTGCCTGTGGAAAATGTTAATTTCTACGACATTATTGATTTCTGCAATCAGAAAAGTATTCTGGACGGTTTTGAGCCCTGCTACGATTATTATGATGATGAAGTTGTGTGCAATTTTTCTGCTAATGGCTATCGTTTACCTACTGAAGCTGAATGGGAATTTGCTGCCAAAGGCGGAAAAAGAAATGATTTCTTTGTCTATAGTGGCTCTGATAAGGCAGATGAAGTCGGTTGGTATAACGAAAATAGCGATGCACAAAGCCATCCTTCGGGACAAAAAAAACCTAATCAGCTGGGAATTTACGATCTGAGCGGAAACATTTTTGAATGGGTGTGGAACTGGTATGTGCCTTACAGTTCACGCAATTATGACCCTTATAAGGGACCCGATAAAGGAATTGATAAAGTTATTAGAGGCGGTTCCTGGTATCATAATGCTTCTGAAATGAGAGTTACTAACCGCAATTTTGCCAAGCCCTACACTAAAAATGCCTATCTGGGCTTCCGCGTTGTAAGAACTTATAGCCCTCGTTAA
- the hutI gene encoding imidazolonepropionase, whose product MNADVIIINISQLVTLANNSKPRYGKEMEESAIITDAGIAIKGGNIIEINDSKAIGNKYLTSELIDAEGKIATPGFVDCHTHPVFVHTREDEFAMRLQGKSYVEIAKAGGGILSTIQTTRNADEDLLFELAKKRILKMMQLGTTTLEAKSGYGLNTPSELKQLRVIKRLQEELPIDIVPTFLGAHEFPEEYRNNHSGYVELLCKEMIPAVAEQGIAEFCDIFTEAHTFNIEESRQILTCAGEHGLKLKMHCDEIEPIGGAELAAELKCISADHLGSASETGIKALKKAGVIPVLLPATLFSLQSKTYANARLMMDLGLPVAIATDFNPGSCNCDSMQFTMSLACLQMGLTPSSALCAATLNSAYALDRGNQIGSLEAGKKADIVLWDIPGINFIPYHLGSSYVERVLKCGKTIYKAT is encoded by the coding sequence ATGAACGCCGATGTGATTATCATTAATATCAGCCAGTTAGTTACTCTTGCCAATAATAGTAAACCACGCTACGGCAAAGAAATGGAAGAAAGTGCTATTATTACCGATGCGGGTATAGCCATAAAAGGTGGCAATATTATTGAAATAAACGACAGTAAAGCGATAGGAAACAAATATCTAACTTCCGAACTTATAGATGCCGAAGGGAAAATTGCTACTCCCGGTTTTGTGGATTGTCATACTCATCCCGTTTTTGTCCATACTCGCGAAGATGAATTTGCTATGCGTTTACAGGGAAAAAGTTATGTGGAAATAGCCAAAGCAGGAGGTGGCATTTTAAGCACAATTCAGACAACCAGAAATGCAGATGAGGATTTGCTTTTTGAATTGGCTAAAAAACGCATCCTGAAAATGATGCAGTTAGGGACTACAACCCTTGAGGCAAAAAGCGGTTACGGATTGAACACCCCAAGCGAATTGAAACAATTGCGGGTGATCAAACGCTTGCAGGAAGAACTCCCGATTGATATTGTCCCTACTTTTTTGGGTGCCCATGAATTTCCCGAAGAATATAGAAATAATCATTCCGGTTATGTAGAACTCCTTTGTAAAGAAATGATTCCTGCTGTTGCGGAACAAGGAATAGCTGAATTTTGCGATATTTTTACAGAAGCACATACTTTTAATATTGAGGAATCGCGCCAAATACTTACCTGTGCAGGTGAACACGGACTCAAATTAAAAATGCATTGTGATGAGATTGAGCCCATTGGTGGTGCAGAACTTGCAGCGGAACTAAAATGTATATCAGCAGACCATTTGGGTTCTGCCAGCGAAACAGGAATTAAAGCACTCAAAAAAGCGGGAGTGATACCAGTTTTATTACCGGCAACTTTATTTTCCTTACAGAGCAAGACCTACGCTAATGCCCGTCTGATGATGGATTTGGGACTTCCTGTTGCCATAGCTACGGACTTTAATCCCGGAAGTTGTAACTGTGACAGTATGCAGTTTACTATGTCTCTTGCCTGTTTGCAAATGGGGTTAACTCCTTCCTCTGCTTTATGTGCAGCCACTTTAAATTCTGCTTATGCGCTGGATAGAGGCAATCAAATTGGCTCTTTGGAGGCAGGAAAAAAGGCAGATATTGTTCTTTGGGATATTCCGGGGATTAATTTTATTCCCTATCATTTGGGTTCTTCTTATGTTGAACGCGTGCTAAAATGCGGAAAGACAATTTATAAGGCAACTTAA